CTGAACCTGGACGCAGCCCTGGATATCAACGAGGCTATTACCAACATACCGCCGCCCCCTCCACCGCCCGCTGAGGAAGAAGAGCCTGAGCCGGAAGTGTTCGTGGTCGTTGAAGAAATGCCTGAGCCGATCGGTGGGCAGAAAGCACTTTACGACTGCATCAGATATCCAGAAATTGCCCGCAAGGCAGGCGTGGAAGGCCGTGTGATCATTCAGTTCGTCGTAGATGAACACGGCAATGTAACCAACCCCCAAGTGTTGCGAGGCGTCGGCGCTGGTCTGGATGAAGAGGCCCTCCGGTGTGTCACCCAGCTCAAGTTCAAGCCAGGACGCCAGCGTGGAC
The sequence above is a segment of the Rhodothermus sp. genome. Coding sequences within it:
- a CDS encoding energy transducer TonB produces the protein MKIVRKTEEADLRNRYPLFIEIGLVITLLLLIVAFQVDWRPKQEMQFVLEEQEVVQMEEIVQTKQEVKPPPPPRPPVPVEVPDEATLEEEELNLDAALDINEAITNIPPPPPPPAEEEEPEPEVFVVVEEMPEPIGGQKALYDCIRYPEIARKAGVEGRVIIQFVVDEHGNVTNPQVLRGVGAGLDEEALRCVTQLKFKPGRQRGRPVRVRFTLPVVFRLQ